The following are encoded together in the Actinobacillus lignieresii genome:
- a CDS encoding SLC13 family permease, with the protein MTPSAITLCFLVFAIVMFALEKLPLAVTAMIVTVGLAITGVLPAKDAFLGFVDTNVILFVAMFVIGGALFETGMANKIGGVVSKFAKSERQLMVVLMVITGLMSGVLSNTGTAAILIPVILGIATKSGFARSRLLMPMAFASTLGGNLSLIGSPNNLVVQGVLAQTGLKFGFFEYAKIGLPLLIVGVLYFVFIGYRFLLKQLNTHVEQEEYNAFHNHHNHIPRWKQWVSLVVLLATLLAMVFEDAIGIKLYISACVGALILVIMRVITEKQAYQAIDSQVVFLFAGTLALADALQRTGAGADIAHSILGLLGDHPSANALLFTILLLSCLLTNFMSNTATAALLAPIGLSIANSLGADPRAVLMAIVVGSSCAFATPIGTPANTMILSVGHYRFAHYARAGVPLIAITIAVSMVLLPILFPFFS; encoded by the coding sequence ATGACCCCGAGTGCAATTACACTCTGCTTTTTAGTATTTGCGATCGTGATGTTTGCTTTAGAGAAATTGCCTCTCGCGGTGACCGCAATGATTGTCACCGTCGGTTTAGCGATTACCGGCGTATTACCTGCCAAAGACGCCTTTTTAGGCTTTGTCGATACTAATGTGATTTTGTTTGTTGCGATGTTTGTCATCGGCGGAGCATTATTTGAAACCGGTATGGCGAATAAAATTGGCGGAGTGGTCAGCAAGTTTGCTAAAAGCGAACGCCAACTTATGGTGGTATTGATGGTGATCACCGGCTTAATGTCGGGCGTTCTATCAAATACGGGAACGGCGGCGATTTTAATTCCTGTCATTTTAGGTATTGCAACCAAATCGGGTTTTGCTCGTTCGAGATTATTAATGCCGATGGCATTCGCTTCGACATTAGGCGGAAATTTGTCGTTAATCGGTTCGCCGAATAATCTTGTCGTTCAAGGTGTGTTAGCGCAAACCGGTCTGAAATTCGGTTTTTTTGAATATGCGAAAATCGGTTTACCTCTTTTAATCGTCGGTGTTCTTTATTTTGTGTTTATCGGTTATCGTTTTTTACTTAAACAATTGAATACGCATGTGGAACAAGAGGAATACAATGCATTCCATAACCACCACAATCATATTCCGAGATGGAAGCAATGGGTTTCCCTTGTCGTCTTATTAGCGACGTTACTTGCGATGGTATTTGAAGACGCTATCGGGATCAAACTGTATATTTCCGCTTGCGTCGGCGCATTAATTCTGGTCATTATGCGCGTGATTACCGAGAAGCAGGCGTATCAGGCGATTGATAGCCAAGTAGTATTCCTTTTTGCCGGCACTTTGGCATTGGCTGACGCTTTACAACGTACCGGCGCCGGTGCGGATATCGCGCATTCCATTTTAGGGTTATTGGGTGATCATCCGAGTGCCAACGCGCTTCTGTTTACCATTTTGTTATTGAGTTGCTTATTGACTAACTTTATGTCTAATACGGCGACTGCCGCATTGCTCGCTCCGATAGGACTTTCGATTGCTAATTCGTTAGGGGCTGATCCGAGAGCGGTATTAATGGCGATTGTAGTCGGTTCTTCTTGTGCATTTGCAACGCCAATCGGTACGCCGGCGAATACGATGATTCTTTCCGTCGGTCATTACCGATTCGCTCATTATGCAAGAGCGGGCGTACCGTTAATTGCGATTACTATCGCCGTAAGTATGGTGTTATTACCGATATTGTTCCCGTTCTTCTCTTAG
- a CDS encoding AzlD family protein produces the protein MEWSVFLTIVLMSFSTYLTRVLGFLVLRNRKLSRTTEKVMEAVPGCVLISVIAPIIMSGDLANTLAVIITCLVMMKFSLFPTVVISIVSTGILRAIF, from the coding sequence ATGGAATGGAGTGTTTTTCTTACGATAGTGTTAATGTCTTTTTCTACCTATCTGACGCGAGTTCTCGGTTTTCTGGTGCTACGTAACCGAAAATTAAGCCGAACGACCGAAAAAGTGATGGAAGCGGTACCCGGTTGCGTGTTAATTTCTGTAATTGCTCCGATCATAATGTCCGGCGATCTTGCCAATACGTTAGCGGTGATTATCACCTGTTTGGTGATGATGAAATTTTCGTTATTTCCGACCGTCGTGATTTCTATCGTTTCAACCGGCATATTGCGAGCAATCTTTTAG
- a CDS encoding ATP-binding cassette domain-containing protein codes for MPLLDIKRLNKHFTDRIGLFRKHDFYAVKDVSFTLERGETIAIIGENGAGKSTLSKMIAGITKPTSGEMVFKGQALHFGDYRFRAKHIRMMFQDPNDAFDPNYNVGQILDSPLRLATNLNESERNDRIFSTLRLVGMYPEHALIPIRETSSSQKQRIALARALILSPEIIIADDTLSTLDFSVKTQLTNLMLNLQERLGISFIYVGQHLGIIKHIADKLMVMHEGEVIEYGLTKDVLLDPQSPITARLIESHFGKKLTPEAWGDSY; via the coding sequence ATGCCTTTACTTGATATTAAACGTCTGAATAAACATTTTACCGACAGGATCGGTCTGTTTCGTAAGCATGATTTTTATGCGGTAAAAGATGTTTCTTTTACGCTGGAACGGGGCGAAACGATCGCAATTATCGGTGAAAACGGTGCAGGTAAATCGACCTTATCCAAGATGATTGCCGGCATTACCAAGCCTACCTCCGGTGAAATGGTTTTTAAAGGTCAGGCGCTTCATTTCGGCGATTACCGTTTTCGAGCGAAGCATATTCGGATGATGTTCCAAGATCCGAACGATGCTTTCGATCCGAATTATAATGTCGGTCAAATTTTAGATTCTCCTCTGCGTTTAGCGACAAACCTGAATGAAAGCGAACGTAATGATCGAATTTTCAGTACGCTACGTTTAGTCGGTATGTATCCCGAACACGCTTTAATTCCTATTCGCGAAACTTCGAGCAGCCAAAAGCAACGTATCGCTTTAGCGCGAGCCTTGATTCTTTCTCCGGAAATTATTATTGCCGACGATACGCTAAGTACCTTGGATTTTTCGGTTAAAACGCAGCTCACCAATCTAATGCTTAATTTGCAAGAGCGGTTAGGCATTTCGTTTATCTATGTCGGGCAGCATCTCGGCATTATTAAACATATTGCGGATAAACTGATGGTAATGCATGAGGGAGAAGTTATCGAATACGGTTTAACTAAAGACGTCTTGTTAGATCCGCAAAGCCCGATTACGGCACGTTTAATCGAAAGTCATTTCGGCAAAAAATTGACCCCGGAAGCATGGGGCGACTCTTATTAA
- a CDS encoding AzlC family ABC transporter permease, with protein sequence MQHNEFIRGIKEVSPMMFGFIPLGLVLGAQASQKGMPFYEIGLLTGLNFAGGSEFAAVNLWTHPLAIGVIVAVSMLINSRHIIMGAALSLYMKNIGRLKSLGLLFFMTDEVWAMNLADAQKRSEKTISIPYYMGTALSLYVMWISSSMIGAYIGPFVGDLEKYGFDMSFTAIFLVMLKGMWKSFKLARPWFVSLLVAGLVYHTIDGAWYVLAGALSGILSAYFWHRGENKGETL encoded by the coding sequence ATGCAACACAACGAATTTATACGGGGAATCAAAGAAGTATCCCCGATGATGTTCGGTTTTATTCCTTTAGGCTTAGTGTTAGGCGCACAAGCCTCGCAGAAAGGTATGCCGTTTTATGAAATCGGCTTGTTAACCGGACTGAACTTTGCCGGCGGTTCCGAATTCGCCGCCGTGAATCTTTGGACTCATCCGCTTGCTATCGGCGTTATTGTCGCAGTTTCAATGTTAATTAACAGCCGTCATATAATTATGGGGGCAGCGTTGTCACTGTATATGAAAAATATCGGTCGGTTAAAATCGCTGGGCTTACTGTTTTTTATGACGGACGAAGTTTGGGCGATGAACTTGGCGGATGCGCAAAAACGTTCTGAAAAGACAATCAGCATTCCTTATTATATGGGGACGGCACTCAGCCTGTATGTGATGTGGATTAGCTCCAGTATGATCGGCGCTTATATCGGGCCTTTTGTCGGCGATTTGGAAAAATACGGTTTCGATATGTCGTTTACCGCCATCTTTTTAGTGATGCTAAAAGGTATGTGGAAATCGTTTAAATTGGCGCGTCCGTGGTTTGTCAGCTTATTGGTCGCAGGCTTGGTTTATCACACGATAGACGGTGCTTGGTATGTGCTTGCGGGCGCATTATCCGGTATTTTATCCGCTTATTTTTGGCATAGGGGAGAGAATAAGGGAGAAACATTATAA
- a CDS encoding phosphoglycerate kinase gives MSVIKMADLDLAGKRLFIRADLNVPVKDGKVTSDARIRATIPTLKLALQKGAKVMVTSHLGRPTEGVFEEANSLQPVVDYLNASDLGVPVRLVRDYLDGVEVAENEIVVLENVRINKGEKKNDPELAKKYAALCDVFVMDAFGTAHRAEGSTYGVAEYAPVACAGPLLAAELDALGKALKEPQRPMLAIVGGSKVSTKLTVLDSLSKIADQLIVGGGIANTFIAAEGHPVGKSLYEADLIPEAKRLAAATNIPVPVDVRVGTEFSEIAPATEKAVSEVQADESIFDIGDKSAEELANIIKSAKTILWNGPVGVFEFPNFRKGTEVISNAIAEATANGAFSIAGGGDTLAAIDLFGIADKISYISTGGGAFLEFVEGKVLPAVEILEKRANG, from the coding sequence ATGTCAGTGATTAAAATGGCAGACCTTGATCTTGCCGGTAAACGTTTATTTATCCGTGCCGATTTAAACGTACCGGTAAAAGATGGCAAAGTGACATCTGATGCACGTATCCGTGCAACCATTCCTACCTTAAAATTAGCTTTACAAAAAGGTGCTAAAGTAATGGTGACTTCTCACTTAGGTCGTCCTACTGAAGGTGTATTCGAAGAAGCAAACTCTTTACAACCTGTGGTTGATTACTTAAACGCATCGGATTTAGGCGTACCTGTACGTTTAGTACGCGATTACCTAGACGGCGTTGAAGTTGCGGAAAACGAAATCGTAGTACTTGAAAACGTTCGTATCAACAAAGGCGAAAAGAAAAACGATCCTGAACTTGCGAAAAAATATGCAGCGCTTTGTGACGTATTCGTGATGGATGCATTCGGTACGGCACACCGTGCGGAAGGTTCGACTTACGGTGTTGCGGAATACGCACCGGTTGCTTGTGCGGGTCCTCTATTAGCGGCGGAATTGGATGCGCTAGGTAAAGCCTTAAAAGAACCACAACGTCCGATGTTAGCAATCGTGGGCGGTTCAAAAGTTTCTACTAAATTAACCGTATTAGACAGCCTTTCAAAAATCGCAGACCAATTAATCGTTGGCGGCGGTATCGCAAATACCTTCATTGCTGCGGAAGGTCACCCGGTAGGCAAATCGTTATACGAAGCGGATTTAATTCCTGAAGCGAAACGTTTAGCGGCGGCAACCAATATTCCTGTTCCGGTTGATGTGCGTGTCGGTACCGAATTCTCTGAAATCGCACCGGCAACGGAAAAAGCGGTATCTGAAGTTCAAGCGGACGAATCAATTTTCGATATCGGTGACAAATCTGCAGAAGAATTGGCAAATATCATCAAATCGGCAAAAACCATTCTTTGGAACGGTCCGGTCGGTGTATTTGAATTCCCTAACTTCCGTAAAGGTACCGAAGTGATTTCAAACGCTATCGCAGAAGCGACCGCAAACGGCGCATTCTCGATCGCAGGTGGCGGTGATACCTTAGCGGCAATCGATTTATTCGGTATTGCGGATAAAATTTCTTATATCTCAACCGGCGGCGGGGCCTTCTTAGAATTCGTAGAAGGTAAAGTATTACCGGCGGTCGAAATTTTAGAAAAACGTGCAAACGGCTAA
- the gorA gene encoding glutathione-disulfide reductase has protein sequence MTKHYDYLAIGGGSGGIASINRAASYGKKCAIVEAKHLGGTCVNVGCVPKKVMFYGAHIAEAINSYAPDYGFDVTVNNFDFVKLIESREAYISRIHTSYNNVLAKNNVDVLNGFAKFVDAKTVEVTYADGSSEQVTADHILIATGGRPSIPAIKGAEYGIDSDGFFALREVPKRVAVVGAGYIAVEIAGVLNSLGSETHLFVRQHAPLRMQDPLIVDTLLEVLAQDGITLHTQAIPQEVCKNADGSLVLTLADGREATVDCLIWAIGREPACDKINLDAVGVKTNAKGQIIVDKFQNTNVPNVYAVGDIIEGGIELTPVAVAAGRRLSERLFNNKPNEHLDYNLVPTVIFSHPPIGTVGLTEPQAIEQYGAENVKVYKSSFTAMYTAVTQHRQPCRMKLVCVGKDEKVVGLHGIGFGVDEMIQGFAVAIKMGATKADFDNTVAIHPTGSEEFVTMR, from the coding sequence ATGACTAAACACTATGATTATCTAGCGATTGGCGGTGGTAGCGGCGGTATCGCCTCTATTAATCGAGCGGCAAGCTACGGCAAAAAATGTGCGATTGTTGAAGCGAAGCATTTAGGCGGGACTTGCGTAAATGTCGGTTGTGTACCGAAGAAAGTAATGTTCTACGGTGCGCATATCGCCGAAGCGATTAATAGCTATGCGCCGGATTACGGTTTCGACGTAACGGTGAATAATTTTGATTTCGTAAAATTAATTGAGAGTCGTGAAGCCTATATTTCTCGTATTCACACTTCATATAACAACGTATTAGCAAAAAATAACGTCGATGTATTAAACGGTTTCGCAAAATTTGTGGACGCGAAAACGGTTGAAGTGACTTATGCGGACGGTAGCTCCGAGCAAGTGACGGCGGATCATATTTTAATTGCGACCGGCGGTCGTCCGTCTATTCCGGCAATTAAAGGTGCGGAATACGGGATTGATTCGGACGGTTTCTTCGCATTGCGCGAAGTGCCGAAACGTGTTGCGGTAGTCGGTGCCGGTTATATTGCGGTTGAAATTGCCGGCGTATTGAACAGCTTAGGTTCCGAAACGCATTTATTTGTACGCCAACACGCACCGTTACGTATGCAAGACCCGTTAATTGTCGATACGTTGTTAGAAGTCTTGGCGCAAGACGGTATCACGCTACATACTCAAGCGATTCCGCAAGAAGTATGTAAAAATGCCGACGGTTCGTTAGTATTAACCTTAGCGGACGGACGTGAAGCTACGGTTGATTGCTTAATTTGGGCAATCGGTCGTGAACCGGCGTGCGATAAAATCAATCTTGATGCGGTAGGCGTAAAAACTAACGCGAAAGGTCAGATTATTGTCGATAAATTCCAAAATACTAATGTACCGAATGTTTATGCAGTCGGCGATATTATCGAAGGCGGGATTGAATTAACACCGGTTGCGGTAGCTGCCGGTCGTCGTTTATCCGAACGTTTATTTAACAATAAACCGAACGAACATTTGGATTACAATTTAGTACCGACCGTTATCTTTAGCCATCCGCCGATCGGTACGGTCGGCCTAACCGAGCCGCAAGCGATTGAACAATACGGTGCGGAGAATGTGAAAGTCTATAAATCTTCGTTTACCGCGATGTACACCGCTGTGACTCAACATCGCCAGCCATGCCGTATGAAATTAGTGTGTGTCGGTAAAGACGAAAAAGTAGTCGGTTTACACGGTATCGGTTTCGGTGTGGACGAAATGATTCAGGGCTTTGCGGTAGCGATCAAAATGGGTGCAACCAAAGCCGATTTTGATAACACCGTAGCCATTCATCCGACCGGTTCGGAAGAGTTTGTGACGATGCGCTAA
- the fbaA gene encoding class II fructose-bisphosphate aldolase, protein MALLDIVKPGVVTGDDVQKVFAYAKANNFAIPAVNCVGSDSVNAVLETAARVKSPVIIQFSNGGAQFYAGKGIKPTSGTRADVLGAIAGAKHVHSLAEEYGVPVILHTDHAAKKLLPWIDGLLDAGEKHFAETGKPLFSSHMIDLSEEPIEENMAICREYLARMDKMGMTLEIEIGITGGEEDGVDNSDVEEAKLYTQPEDVLYVYDQLNPVSPRFTVAAAFGNVHGVYKPGNVKLKPSILGASQEFVSKERNLPAKSIDFVFHGGSGSSREEIREAIGYGAIKMNIDTDTQWASWDGILQFYKANEAYLQGQLGNPEGPDAPNKKYYDPRVWLRKMEESMSKRLEQSFEDLNCVNVL, encoded by the coding sequence ATGGCATTATTAGACATCGTAAAACCGGGTGTAGTAACAGGCGATGACGTTCAAAAAGTATTCGCTTACGCTAAAGCAAACAACTTCGCTATCCCTGCGGTAAACTGCGTAGGTTCTGACTCTGTAAATGCGGTATTGGAAACGGCTGCACGCGTAAAATCACCTGTGATTATTCAGTTCTCTAACGGCGGTGCGCAATTCTACGCCGGTAAAGGTATTAAACCGACAAGCGGTACGCGTGCGGATGTTTTAGGTGCGATTGCCGGTGCGAAACACGTTCATTCATTAGCGGAAGAATACGGTGTGCCGGTAATTCTTCATACCGACCATGCTGCGAAAAAATTACTGCCGTGGATTGACGGTTTGTTAGATGCGGGTGAAAAACATTTTGCGGAAACGGGTAAACCGTTATTCTCTTCACATATGATCGATCTTTCGGAAGAACCGATTGAAGAAAATATGGCGATTTGTCGTGAGTATTTAGCGCGTATGGACAAAATGGGTATGACGCTTGAAATCGAAATCGGTATTACCGGCGGTGAAGAAGACGGTGTGGATAACTCTGATGTTGAAGAAGCGAAATTATATACTCAACCTGAAGACGTATTATACGTTTACGATCAATTAAATCCGGTAAGCCCGCGTTTCACCGTTGCGGCGGCATTCGGTAACGTACACGGCGTTTATAAACCGGGTAACGTAAAATTAAAACCTTCTATTTTAGGTGCGTCACAAGAGTTCGTTTCGAAAGAACGTAATCTTCCTGCGAAATCAATCGACTTCGTATTCCACGGCGGTTCAGGTTCAAGCCGTGAAGAAATCCGTGAAGCAATCGGCTACGGTGCGATCAAAATGAACATCGATACCGATACGCAATGGGCTTCTTGGGACGGTATTCTTCAATTCTACAAAGCGAACGAAGCATACTTACAAGGTCAATTAGGTAACCCTGAAGGTCCTGACGCTCCAAATAAAAAATACTACGATCCGCGTGTTTGGTTACGTAAAATGGAAGAATCTATGTCTAAACGCTTAGAACAATCTTTCGAAGACTTAAACTGCGTGAACGTTTTATAA
- a CDS encoding SLC13 family permease: MSKTTKSPMRGVIILTLDLILFFLLLKWLPFSPQENRGLALLIFVGILWLTEAFNITVTSLMVPIFAIFLNVLSTKAAFAPFSEPIIFMFFGGFVIAAVLNIHQIDLWIANHVIRLAKGNLKRTIIYLFAVTAGLSLFINNTAVAALMLPLSLGILHQLDFKEHRKIYVFVLLGIAFSSSIGGMGTVVGSAPNAILASYIKVSFSEWLAYGMPVAILLMISMVIALLAVLRPNFNVPFEAKVENIPLTPKRLTTLVVFCVTAILLTFSSAIEPIVRQVLELKESIKSFDAVIAMVAVVVLCITNTATWSQIQERAEWGVLMLFGGGLTLGIVLKDTGASKILADGIVNYIGNKHWLIMTVSMAAFIVFLTEFTSNTASAALMMPIFISVANSLGLPPISLAAIIACGASAAFMLPIATPPNAIVFATGYIKQSEMVKVGLILNLLCVAILGCMSYFFWTTWW, translated from the coding sequence ATGTCAAAAACTACAAAGAGCCCTATGCGGGGCGTTATTATCTTGACGCTCGATTTAATTTTGTTTTTTCTCTTGTTGAAATGGTTACCTTTTTCTCCGCAAGAAAATAGAGGATTGGCATTGTTAATTTTTGTCGGCATACTTTGGCTGACGGAAGCGTTTAATATTACGGTTACCTCTCTTATGGTACCTATCTTCGCCATCTTCCTGAACGTCTTATCCACTAAAGCGGCTTTCGCACCTTTTTCCGAACCTATCATCTTTATGTTTTTTGGCGGCTTTGTTATTGCTGCCGTCTTAAATATCCATCAAATCGATCTTTGGATTGCCAACCACGTAATACGGTTAGCGAAAGGCAATTTAAAACGCACCATCATTTACTTATTTGCGGTAACCGCCGGGCTTTCTCTTTTTATTAATAACACCGCAGTTGCCGCTTTGATGTTGCCGCTTTCGTTAGGAATCCTGCATCAATTGGATTTTAAGGAACATCGTAAAATCTACGTTTTCGTATTACTTGGTATTGCGTTCAGCTCCAGTATCGGCGGGATGGGAACGGTCGTCGGCTCGGCACCGAATGCGATTTTGGCTTCATATATTAAAGTATCTTTCTCAGAATGGCTCGCTTATGGGATGCCGGTTGCAATTCTATTAATGATTTCAATGGTCATTGCATTACTTGCGGTACTTCGCCCGAATTTTAACGTGCCGTTTGAAGCGAAAGTGGAAAATATTCCATTAACGCCTAAACGTTTAACTACGTTGGTTGTATTTTGTGTTACGGCGATTTTATTAACTTTCAGTAGTGCGATTGAACCGATTGTACGCCAAGTCTTAGAACTAAAAGAATCGATTAAAAGTTTCGATGCGGTGATTGCTATGGTTGCGGTTGTCGTGCTTTGTATTACCAATACTGCGACATGGTCGCAAATTCAAGAACGTGCCGAATGGGGCGTATTAATGCTATTCGGCGGCGGTTTGACTCTTGGTATCGTGTTGAAAGATACCGGTGCGAGTAAAATTTTGGCGGACGGTATCGTAAACTATATCGGTAATAAACATTGGTTGATTATGACTGTTTCGATGGCGGCCTTTATTGTCTTCTTAACCGAGTTCACGTCTAATACGGCTAGTGCGGCGTTGATGATGCCGATTTTTATTTCCGTCGCCAATTCACTTGGCTTGCCGCCGATTTCATTGGCGGCGATTATCGCTTGCGGTGCGTCTGCCGCTTTTATGTTGCCGATTGCTACGCCGCCGAATGCGATTGTGTTTGCAACAGGCTATATTAAGCAAAGCGAAATGGTTAAAGTCGGGCTGATTCTGAATTTATTATGTGTTGCGATTTTAGGCTGTATGTCATATTTCTTCTGGACGACATGGTGGTAA
- a CDS encoding nitroreductase family protein, translated as MELKNVIQQRKTVKVFNPNVKIERQELEEMLGLAQLAPSKANLQPWRFVVVDDVEQKSKLLGSVAFNVPPCETASAVILVLADLQYHLLLDDILDRSIETGCLHQQFKQRSLDFLLSVHNAATEQDIRDQVVTDTSLAAMQLMLIAKDKGYDTHAIGVFDRPAVLAALEVDAERYLPVMLLAIGKAATAALPSSRLPLEYTVAWNSGQGFKK; from the coding sequence ATGGAACTGAAAAATGTGATTCAGCAACGAAAAACCGTCAAAGTTTTTAATCCGAATGTAAAAATAGAACGCCAAGAATTAGAGGAAATGTTAGGCTTGGCACAGCTTGCGCCGTCTAAAGCAAATTTGCAACCGTGGCGTTTTGTCGTGGTGGACGATGTAGAACAGAAAAGTAAATTACTCGGCTCGGTTGCCTTCAACGTACCGCCTTGTGAAACGGCTTCTGCGGTGATTCTCGTATTAGCGGATTTACAATATCATCTGCTACTGGACGATATTTTGGATCGCTCGATTGAGACCGGTTGCTTACATCAACAATTTAAACAACGTTCATTGGATTTTCTCCTTAGCGTACATAATGCGGCAACCGAACAGGATATTCGCGACCAAGTGGTTACCGATACCAGTTTAGCCGCCATGCAATTAATGTTAATTGCCAAAGATAAAGGTTATGATACCCATGCTATCGGTGTATTTGACCGTCCAGCGGTATTAGCCGCACTTGAGGTGGATGCGGAGCGTTATTTACCGGTGATGCTATTAGCGATTGGTAAGGCGGCAACGGCGGCACTGCCGAGCAGTCGTTTACCGCTCGAATATACCGTTGCTTGGAATAGCGGGCAGGGCTTTAAAAAGTAA
- a CDS encoding TatD family hydrolase, which translates to MRFFDTHTHLDYLSEDLKLSIPQLVENANAQNVERILIVSVFTENFAKVTACAKQMPNNLVYGLGLHPLYIQQHKTSDLDYLESLLTRQDPQCTAIAEIGLERAVESLCSVELWQKQCEFLETQLAFAKRFNLPVNLHSRRSHDQLSVFLKKAKLTTTGVVHGFAGSYDQAKRFVDLGYKIGVGGTITYARANKTREAIRKLPLESLLLETDSPDMPVFGFQGEPNRPERLAVTFQILCELRNEPAQEIAETIWNTGERLFWYK; encoded by the coding sequence ATGCGCTTTTTTGATACCCATACTCATCTTGATTATCTATCGGAAGATCTTAAACTTAGTATTCCCCAATTAGTTGAAAACGCGAACGCTCAAAATGTGGAACGAATACTTATCGTCTCCGTATTTACAGAAAATTTTGCAAAAGTAACCGCTTGCGCCAAGCAAATGCCCAATAACTTAGTGTACGGTTTAGGACTTCACCCGCTCTATATTCAACAACATAAAACCAGCGATTTGGATTATTTGGAATCCTTATTAACCCGCCAAGACCCTCAATGTACCGCAATAGCGGAAATCGGTTTGGAAAGAGCGGTAGAATCGCTTTGTAGTGTCGAGCTTTGGCAAAAGCAATGTGAATTTTTAGAAACGCAACTCGCCTTTGCCAAGCGGTTTAATTTACCGGTAAATCTACATTCTCGTCGTAGCCATGATCAACTTTCGGTTTTTCTAAAAAAAGCAAAATTAACTACAACGGGGGTGGTTCACGGTTTTGCCGGCAGTTATGATCAAGCCAAACGCTTTGTTGATTTAGGTTATAAGATTGGAGTAGGCGGAACCATTACTTATGCAAGGGCGAATAAAACCAGAGAAGCTATTCGTAAGCTGCCTTTAGAAAGTTTATTACTGGAAACCGACTCGCCCGATATGCCGGTATTCGGTTTTCAAGGCGAGCCAAACCGTCCGGAACGGTTAGCGGTCACTTTCCAAATACTTTGCGAATTACGCAACGAACCGGCACAAGAGATTGCCGAAACAATCTGGAATACTGGCGAACGATTATTTTGGTATAAATAA